In Deferribacteraceae bacterium V6Fe1, one genomic interval encodes:
- a CDS encoding macro domain-containing protein, which yields MEIKLLKGDITELDVECIVNPANSELILGGGVAGAIRQKGGEKIQLECNKIGHCEVGNAVITSGGSLKAKYVIHAVGPRYNIDKQPEIKLHNAVYNALKLANKYNLSSIAFPAISTGIFGYPIKEAAHIILTSMFEFKKIYNNKIKYCYICLFTEEDFNIFKDTYKTISNGFK from the coding sequence ATGGAAATAAAATTACTAAAAGGCGATATTACTGAACTTGACGTTGAATGTATAGTAAATCCGGCTAACAGCGAGTTGATACTTGGCGGTGGAGTTGCAGGTGCGATACGGCAAAAAGGCGGAGAAAAAATTCAGTTGGAGTGCAATAAAATAGGCCACTGCGAGGTTGGAAATGCTGTCATAACATCAGGCGGTAGTCTAAAAGCGAAATATGTCATTCACGCCGTTGGCCCGAGATATAACATAGACAAACAACCTGAAATAAAACTACATAACGCTGTGTATAATGCATTAAAGCTTGCCAATAAATACAATTTATCTTCTATTGCATTCCCTGCTATATCCACAGGGATATTTGGCTATCCAATCAAAGAAGCGGCCCACATTATATTAACTTCAATGTTTGAATTTAAAAAAATATATAACAATAAAATCAAATATTGTTATATATGTCTGTTTACCGAAGAAGATTTTAACATATTTAAAGATACATACAAAACTATTAGTAATGGGTTTAAATGA
- a CDS encoding sodium:solute symporter family protein, translating into MTQKLIFIIFSLILSFQIFSSKHKANNSNDFMLAGRNLSYFGVAGVIIGTLVGGASTIGTVQMAYYYGIAGVIFTLGSGIACLILGLFFSNKLYDYKITTVTEFIGNYFGERFKKISSFFSTLGIYIHIIAQIIASGAIISFFFNTNLVIGSLISSVLILTYSVYGGVKGSSVIGKIKIFVIYFVMTVSFVEAFRHSGLEIFDKLPKNTDWLSLFSYGRKKAIFDIIFMIIGVLSTQVYLQAIFSAKSKKDAILGSILSAVLIPPIGFLGVYIGMYVRANGFATQSGAEVFPYFISSHFPSTISSIILAFILFIILGTASGLVVGVTTNIFKDFLSNQNFKNEIKIIRLVNTVVVLTSFLIVMMGMQSKILKWSYLSMGIRGSIIFLPLFSILYFRNKANLKKYELIYYILFVLIIYYMI; encoded by the coding sequence ATGACACAAAAATTGATATTCATAATATTTTCATTAATATTAAGTTTTCAGATTTTCAGCTCAAAACACAAAGCTAACAACAGTAATGATTTTATGTTGGCAGGAAGAAACCTCAGCTATTTCGGGGTAGCCGGAGTTATTATAGGAACCCTTGTCGGTGGTGCATCCACAATCGGAACCGTTCAGATGGCCTATTATTATGGGATTGCAGGGGTCATTTTTACTCTCGGTTCAGGAATCGCATGTCTTATTTTAGGGCTTTTTTTTTCTAACAAACTATATGATTATAAAATAACAACTGTAACTGAATTTATTGGCAACTATTTTGGGGAAAGGTTTAAAAAAATTAGCAGTTTTTTTAGTACACTTGGCATATACATTCATATTATCGCTCAAATTATTGCATCAGGTGCAATAATTTCATTTTTTTTTAATACAAATTTGGTCATAGGTTCACTTATCTCTTCTGTATTAATCTTAACTTATTCAGTATATGGCGGAGTAAAAGGCTCATCAGTAATTGGAAAAATAAAAATATTTGTCATATACTTTGTTATGACCGTAAGTTTTGTGGAAGCATTTAGGCATAGCGGTTTGGAAATTTTTGACAAGCTTCCCAAAAACACTGACTGGCTAAGCTTATTCAGTTATGGTAGGAAAAAAGCAATATTTGATATTATATTTATGATAATTGGTGTTCTTTCGACACAAGTTTATTTGCAAGCTATCTTCTCAGCCAAAAGTAAAAAAGATGCAATATTGGGAAGCATATTAAGTGCTGTATTGATCCCCCCCATAGGTTTTCTTGGCGTTTATATCGGTATGTATGTAAGAGCGAATGGTTTTGCCACTCAAAGCGGAGCAGAAGTTTTCCCATATTTCATAAGCTCTCACTTCCCATCAACAATTAGTTCCATAATACTTGCTTTTATTCTATTTATTATTTTGGGGACAGCATCAGGACTTGTAGTGGGGGTTACAACAAATATTTTTAAAGATTTTCTATCAAACCAAAATTTTAAAAACGAAATAAAAATAATTCGTCTTGTAAACACCGTTGTAGTTTTAACATCATTCTTGATAGTCATGATGGGGATGCAGTCCAAAATATTAAAGTGGAGCTATCTGTCTATGGGGATTAGGGGCTCAATAATTTTTCTGCCGTTGTTTTCGATACTATATTTTAGAAATAAAGCTAACTTAAAAAAATATGAACTAATTTACTACATACTATTTGTCTTGATAATATACTATATGATATAA
- a CDS encoding vitamin B12-dependent ribonucleotide reductase yields MIKTDLLEKMNTEPKLSANAITVLKKRYLKKDETGNVVETPKEMFQRVAINIATAEKKYGSDKDFEECAIKFYDIMTELKFLPNSPTLMNAGKELQQLSACFVLPVEDSLDKIFESVKHTALIHKSGGGTGFSFSRLRPKDDVVKTTKGVSSGPVSFMSVFDSATETIKQGGTRRGANMGILRVDHPDIMEFIYAKQDKSKLTNFNLSVAITEEFMEKALKNEEYELKNPKTGKTVKKLNAKDVFDQMVKLAWEGGDPGIVFIDRINKFNPTPKEGEMESTNPCGEQPLLPYESCNLGSINLGRFVKGNDIDWDDLRYVVHTGVRFLDDVIDMNSYPIKEIEQMTKKNRKIGLGVMGFADMLAMLDIPYNSEEAIEMAEKVMKFIQEEGRIASSELAKERGNFPNFDDSIYPGMGFSNMRNATVTTIAPTGTISIIGGCSSGVEPYFAIAFYRNVMDNNKLVEVNPIFKERAKKEGFFTKELMDKIAEQGTLHDIDEVPSHIKKVFVTAHEISPIWHVRMQAAFQKYTDNAVSKTVNFPNEATVDDVREVYVLAYKQGCKGITIYRDGSRDAQVINLGTKEKSAKEEVAQEYHGVFRPRPRPKVLFGKTLEMMTGCGKLYVTINFDENNEPFEVFTSMGKAGGCAQSQCEAIGRLISLVFRSGGDHDIIVKQLKGISCHMRYGFGQNQILSCADAVGKAIEKAIMMGSEFKVINQEKLTVDKLLAEAEKKVSGAVEQQIRNGACPECGGPIQYIEGCDVCHSCGYSHCS; encoded by the coding sequence ATGATCAAAACAGATTTATTGGAGAAGATGAATACAGAACCAAAATTAAGCGCAAATGCCATTACAGTTTTGAAGAAGAGGTATTTAAAAAAGGACGAAACCGGTAATGTGGTGGAAACACCTAAAGAGATGTTTCAGCGAGTCGCCATAAATATTGCCACTGCGGAAAAAAAATATGGGTCTGATAAAGATTTTGAAGAATGTGCAATTAAGTTTTATGACATAATGACTGAACTTAAATTTTTACCTAACTCTCCTACTTTGATGAATGCAGGGAAAGAGTTGCAGCAGTTGTCTGCTTGTTTTGTCTTACCAGTGGAAGATTCTCTTGATAAGATTTTCGAATCTGTAAAGCACACTGCTCTTATTCATAAGTCCGGTGGCGGTACAGGGTTTTCATTTTCAAGGCTAAGACCTAAAGATGATGTGGTTAAGACTACTAAAGGGGTATCAAGTGGCCCTGTTTCTTTTATGAGTGTATTTGATTCTGCGACAGAGACTATAAAGCAGGGTGGTACAAGAAGGGGAGCTAATATGGGTATCCTTAGAGTTGACCATCCGGATATTATGGAGTTTATTTATGCTAAGCAGGATAAAAGCAAACTTACGAATTTTAACCTTTCAGTAGCCATTACTGAAGAGTTTATGGAAAAAGCCCTTAAAAATGAGGAATATGAGTTAAAAAATCCTAAGACCGGTAAGACAGTAAAGAAATTGAATGCAAAAGATGTCTTTGACCAGATGGTAAAACTTGCATGGGAAGGTGGAGACCCGGGTATTGTTTTTATCGACAGGATCAATAAATTTAATCCTACACCAAAAGAGGGGGAGATGGAAAGTACTAACCCTTGTGGTGAGCAGCCCCTTTTACCTTATGAATCATGTAATTTGGGTTCAATTAATCTCGGTCGCTTTGTGAAAGGAAATGATATCGATTGGGATGATTTGAGATATGTGGTGCACACTGGTGTAAGGTTTTTGGATGACGTAATTGATATGAATTCTTACCCGATCAAAGAAATTGAACAAATGACTAAGAAGAATAGAAAGATAGGCCTTGGTGTTATGGGCTTTGCTGATATGTTAGCAATGCTTGATATCCCATATAACAGTGAAGAAGCGATTGAAATGGCTGAAAAGGTTATGAAATTTATACAGGAAGAAGGGAGAATAGCTTCAAGCGAACTTGCCAAAGAAAGGGGTAATTTCCCTAATTTTGATGACAGTATTTATCCTGGCATGGGTTTTTCAAATATGAGGAATGCTACTGTTACAACTATTGCACCTACCGGTACTATTTCAATTATTGGCGGTTGTTCAAGTGGTGTTGAACCATACTTTGCAATAGCTTTTTATAGAAATGTGATGGATAACAACAAACTTGTGGAAGTAAATCCTATATTTAAAGAAAGGGCGAAGAAAGAGGGCTTTTTTACTAAAGAGTTAATGGATAAAATAGCAGAGCAGGGCACTCTTCATGATATAGATGAAGTTCCTTCTCATATTAAAAAAGTATTTGTTACTGCACATGAGATTTCCCCTATCTGGCACGTTAGAATGCAGGCTGCATTTCAAAAATATACTGATAATGCCGTTAGCAAGACAGTTAATTTCCCTAATGAGGCAACGGTTGATGATGTTAGAGAAGTTTATGTATTGGCGTACAAGCAAGGGTGCAAAGGTATTACTATTTATCGTGATGGCAGTCGTGATGCTCAGGTAATTAACTTGGGTACAAAGGAAAAGTCAGCTAAAGAAGAGGTGGCTCAGGAATATCACGGAGTTTTTAGACCTAGACCAAGACCAAAGGTATTGTTTGGCAAGACGTTGGAAATGATGACAGGATGTGGGAAGTTGTATGTGACAATAAATTTTGATGAAAATAACGAGCCTTTTGAAGTCTTTACGAGTATGGGTAAGGCAGGTGGTTGTGCTCAGAGTCAGTGTGAGGCAATAGGTAGGTTGATATCACTTGTTTTTAGGAGTGGTGGTGACCATGACATTATAGTGAAGCAATTAAAAGGGATATCTTGCCATATGAGATACGGTTTTGGCCAGAATCAGATTTTAAGTTGTGCCGATGCCGTAGGAAAAGCTATCGAAAAGGCGATTATGATGGGTTCGGAGTTTAAGGTTATTAATCAGGAAAAATTAACTGTTGATAAATTACTTGCTGAAGCGGAGAAAAAGGTTTCAGGTGCGGTTGAGCAACAAATTAGAAATGGCGCATGTCCTGAGTGTGGTGGACCCATTCAGTACATAGAAGGGTGTGATGTTTGCCACTCTTGTGGCTATTCTCACTGCAGTTAG
- a CDS encoding Rrf2 family transcriptional regulator, producing MKITRAGDYALKVMAYMASQERNKLFMRNELSEKCNIPDSFLGKILQSLARNSLLYSERGKNGGFKMVKEPSEITLYDIIKAVEGEIKINDCLVDPDFCTGLDSCNIHNVLNKIRDSFINELKKYTLENIVKN from the coding sequence ATGAAAATTACAAGAGCCGGAGACTATGCTTTAAAGGTAATGGCATATATGGCATCTCAAGAAAGAAATAAGCTTTTTATGCGTAATGAATTGTCAGAGAAGTGTAATATTCCTGACAGTTTTTTAGGTAAAATATTGCAGTCTTTAGCAAGAAATAGTTTGCTGTATTCCGAAAGAGGCAAGAATGGTGGATTTAAAATGGTAAAAGAGCCGAGTGAGATAACGTTATACGATATCATAAAGGCAGTTGAAGGTGAAATTAAAATAAACGATTGCTTGGTTGATCCGGATTTTTGTACAGGGCTTGATAGCTGTAATATTCATAATGTATTAAATAAAATAAGAGATTCTTTTATAAATGAGCTTAAAAAATATACCCTTGAGAATATTGTCAAAAATTAA
- a CDS encoding flagellar assembly protein T N-terminal domain-containing protein gives MIKKILILFFLFGFLTQSFAECKVVESTGEALIQNGDLGAAKNQAIIRAKWAALENAAQVNIKVETIVQNAILVDESIKSEVSGAVKNFTILDEGKDGDTYWVKIKAEVEPKDAVKTVSIFAKNTSISVLLPVVFPDGRVLESSPLSEKIINELVLQNFEVVDIASLGNPYSIEQLSNAMKNNDFLTLRSLAYRALSGVLLVGKVESIATAKEGKNIGYGINLPFNIVNGKLTYRLIGTKDGQKIILDSGYVSARGQAASVDDAVYNMLENLSYEVTNRIISSISEKIRGIENKKVEIVLAGNTDVDKLLQLKNDLQYIAWVLNIETQGTDKLVLDYPEKVVYLANAIEQKRGYSIKKINDRQIILEENR, from the coding sequence ATGATAAAAAAAATATTAATACTATTTTTTCTGTTTGGGTTTCTCACTCAATCCTTTGCCGAATGTAAAGTTGTTGAGTCCACAGGCGAAGCCCTTATTCAGAATGGAGATTTAGGTGCGGCAAAAAATCAGGCTATTATCAGAGCTAAATGGGCTGCCCTTGAAAATGCTGCTCAAGTTAATATCAAAGTAGAAACAATCGTTCAGAATGCTATTTTAGTGGATGAATCTATCAAATCTGAAGTTTCAGGTGCGGTCAAGAACTTCACAATTTTGGACGAAGGCAAAGATGGAGATACCTATTGGGTGAAAATAAAGGCTGAGGTTGAGCCGAAAGATGCAGTTAAGACTGTAAGTATCTTTGCAAAAAATACATCTATTTCTGTGTTATTGCCCGTTGTATTTCCCGACGGAAGGGTGTTGGAATCTTCACCTTTGTCTGAGAAGATAATTAATGAACTTGTATTGCAGAATTTTGAAGTCGTTGACATTGCTTCTCTTGGAAATCCGTATTCTATAGAGCAGCTTAGTAATGCAATGAAAAATAATGATTTTTTAACATTAAGAAGCCTGGCATATAGAGCTTTATCAGGAGTCCTTTTGGTTGGTAAAGTAGAAAGTATTGCAACGGCAAAGGAGGGGAAGAATATTGGGTACGGGATTAATCTCCCCTTTAATATAGTAAACGGTAAACTTACATACAGGCTTATAGGGACAAAAGACGGACAAAAAATCATATTAGATAGTGGTTATGTGTCTGCCAGAGGGCAAGCTGCTTCAGTAGATGATGCCGTTTATAACATGTTGGAAAACTTGAGCTATGAGGTAACTAATAGGATAATTTCCAGTATTTCTGAAAAAATAAGGGGGATTGAAAATAAAAAAGTTGAGATTGTCCTTGCAGGGAATACCGATGTTGATAAGCTTTTACAGCTTAAAAATGATTTGCAATATATTGCTTGGGTTTTGAATATCGAAACACAGGGTACAGATAAATTAGTTTTGGATTATCCTGAAAAGGTTGTATATCTTGCAAATGCCATTGAACAAAAAAGAGGCTATAGCATTAAAAAGATTAATGACAGACAAATAATCTTGGAAGAAAACAGATAA
- a CDS encoding uracil-DNA glycosylase, which translates to MSKFIEENFIKDVYGVDEILIDRCANIESGPFDALIERVKSCQKCQLAKSRQNIVFGEGNVSADLMFIGEGPGAEEDKQGRPFVGRAGQLLTKMIQAMGLKREDVYIANIVKCRPPDNRNPFKEEAQSCIEYLMEQIKIVRPKVIICLGSVAATYLLNTEKQISKLRGQFTNFNDIKVMPTFHPAYLLRNPSKKKETWEDLKKVIEFLNLK; encoded by the coding sequence ATGAGCAAATTTATAGAAGAAAATTTTATAAAAGACGTTTATGGTGTGGACGAAATCTTAATAGACAGATGTGCCAATATCGAATCAGGCCCTTTTGATGCACTTATTGAAAGAGTAAAATCTTGCCAAAAATGCCAATTGGCAAAATCGCGTCAAAACATTGTATTTGGTGAAGGAAATGTGAGCGCAGATTTGATGTTTATTGGAGAAGGGCCAGGGGCTGAAGAGGATAAACAAGGGAGACCGTTTGTAGGGCGAGCAGGCCAACTTTTAACAAAAATGATTCAAGCTATGGGGCTTAAAAGGGAAGATGTGTACATAGCTAACATTGTTAAGTGCAGACCTCCGGATAATAGAAACCCTTTCAAGGAAGAAGCTCAGTCTTGTATTGAATACCTGATGGAGCAGATAAAAATTGTAAGACCAAAAGTTATTATTTGTCTTGGCAGTGTAGCTGCTACTTATCTTTTAAACACTGAAAAACAGATTTCAAAACTTCGAGGCCAATTTACTAATTTTAATGATATTAAGGTCATGCCTACATTTCATCCTGCCTATTTATTAAGAAACCCCTCCAAAAAAAAGGAAACTTGGGAAGATTTAAAAAAAGTTATTGAATTTTTAAATTTGAAGTGA
- the coaBC gene encoding bifunctional phosphopantothenoylcysteine decarboxylase/phosphopantothenate--cysteine ligase CoaBC — MSNILIGVTGGIAAYKIPLLCRKFIQNGDSVKVILTENAAKFVTPITLETLTKNRVYIDDFKVDVSPKDIEHIDLATWADLFIIAPATANTIAKIAYGIADNLLTSTILAYEKNKPVYICPAMNTNMYINPITTDNINKLKDRGFVIIPPVEGELACKDVGIGKMQEPDKIFEFVLSSLTKGQILKGKKVIVTAGPTVEDIDPVRYISNRSSGKMGYSLAETAKKFGAEVLLVSGPVNIKTSLPIVHVKSAVEMLTVLKDKIFDYDILIMAAAVADYRVENVSVEKIKKDGDELLIKLVKNPDILTELSKLKKEGQIFVGFAAESNDLERYAKDKLERKKLDMIVANDISRKDIAFDSDFNEVFVFKKDGSKKHILKERKEKISEIILSEIVEYLQ, encoded by the coding sequence ATGAGTAATATTTTAATAGGGGTAACGGGCGGTATTGCCGCCTATAAAATTCCCCTTCTTTGCAGAAAATTTATTCAAAATGGAGACAGCGTTAAAGTTATTCTGACAGAGAATGCTGCAAAGTTTGTCACACCTATTACACTTGAGACTTTAACAAAAAATAGAGTTTACATTGACGATTTTAAGGTTGATGTCAGCCCGAAAGATATTGAACACATAGATTTAGCTACTTGGGCTGATCTGTTTATTATTGCACCGGCAACTGCCAACACGATTGCTAAAATTGCTTATGGTATTGCAGATAACCTTCTGACATCTACAATTTTAGCTTATGAAAAAAATAAGCCGGTATATATTTGCCCAGCTATGAATACTAATATGTATATAAATCCTATCACTACTGATAATATTAATAAACTTAAAGATAGAGGGTTTGTGATAATTCCTCCCGTTGAGGGCGAGCTTGCGTGTAAAGACGTTGGTATAGGTAAGATGCAGGAGCCTGACAAAATTTTTGAGTTTGTGCTTTCCAGTTTGACTAAAGGGCAAATTTTAAAGGGTAAAAAAGTGATTGTCACTGCTGGCCCAACTGTTGAAGATATTGACCCTGTAAGGTATATTTCAAACAGAAGTAGTGGGAAAATGGGCTATTCTCTGGCCGAAACAGCCAAGAAGTTTGGTGCTGAAGTATTGCTTGTTTCTGGTCCCGTTAATATTAAAACTTCTCTTCCTATTGTACATGTGAAAAGTGCAGTTGAAATGTTGACTGTTTTGAAGGATAAAATATTTGACTATGATATTTTAATTATGGCTGCTGCCGTAGCAGACTATAGAGTTGAAAATGTTTCCGTTGAGAAAATAAAAAAAGACGGAGATGAGTTACTTATCAAACTTGTCAAAAATCCTGATATTCTTACAGAGCTTTCTAAATTAAAAAAGGAAGGTCAAATATTTGTGGGATTTGCAGCTGAATCCAACGATTTAGAAAGATATGCCAAAGATAAGCTTGAAAGGAAAAAGCTTGATATGATTGTCGCAAACGATATTTCAAGAAAGGATATCGCATTTGACTCTGATTTTAATGAGGTTTTTGTTTTTAAAAAAGATGGTAGTAAAAAGCATATATTAAAAGAAAGAAAAGAAAAAATATCTGAGATAATTCTTTCTGAAATAGTAGAATACTTGCAATGA
- a CDS encoding DNA-directed RNA polymerase subunit omega, whose amino-acid sequence MALINIEQLVEREDIKGKYRLNRILSLRAREIIEAREGTLPPQVECGTKPTTKAIFELVENKIKIEKIEEADE is encoded by the coding sequence GTGGCACTTATTAATATTGAACAACTTGTTGAAAGAGAAGATATCAAAGGTAAGTATAGGCTTAACCGTATTTTAAGCCTGAGGGCAAGAGAAATTATTGAGGCAAGAGAAGGCACTTTGCCGCCTCAAGTAGAGTGTGGCACTAAGCCAACCACAAAAGCTATCTTTGAGCTGGTTGAAAATAAGATAAAGATAGAGAAGATTGAAGAGGCAGATGAGTAA
- the gmk gene encoding guanylate kinase, giving the protein MNDLGKLFVISAPSGAGKTSLCNELLKTYDNLEYSISVTTRKPRADEIEGKDYFFVNEDTFRKMIQDDEFLEWAEVHGNLYGTPKKFINEKLESGVNILLDIDPQGARQLKSKLNFGIYVFIIAPSLKDLEERLRNRRTESEEKLRLRLENAKKEVRYYKDYDYIIINKNFKKAFNELNAIYIAEHLRSKDVKKIEDIMNLEV; this is encoded by the coding sequence ATGAATGATTTAGGTAAGCTTTTTGTAATAAGTGCACCAAGCGGTGCAGGCAAGACCTCTTTGTGTAATGAGCTACTAAAAACATATGATAACCTTGAGTATTCTATTTCTGTTACGACAAGAAAACCAAGAGCAGATGAAATTGAAGGTAAAGATTACTTTTTTGTAAATGAGGATACTTTTAGAAAAATGATTCAGGATGATGAGTTTTTAGAATGGGCAGAGGTACACGGAAATCTTTATGGTACGCCTAAAAAATTTATAAATGAAAAGTTGGAGTCAGGGGTTAATATTTTACTTGATATAGACCCTCAGGGGGCAAGGCAGTTGAAAAGTAAGCTGAATTTTGGAATATATGTTTTTATAATTGCCCCAAGCTTAAAAGATTTGGAAGAGCGGCTTAGAAACAGAAGAACAGAGTCAGAAGAAAAACTCAGATTAAGACTTGAAAATGCCAAAAAAGAGGTTAGATATTATAAGGACTATGATTATATTATAATAAACAAAAATTTTAAAAAGGCATTTAACGAGCTTAATGCAATTTACATTGCTGAACATTTAAGATCTAAAGATGTGAAAAAAATAGAAGATATAATGAACCTGGAGGTTTAA
- a CDS encoding YicC family protein, with product MIVSMTGYGSVTRHFELFDITVSVKAVNSKYSDIKIKLPKFLYLKEVELTNIIKNELLRGKIDVMIDVFLRKPLKKAKLNTEYFNMYMDVLREIQIKSEILDDIKIEHILKFENIIDYVDESDVTDFVDKEVVAVLMEALNSVKEMRNAEGNNLQLAIMDSLNKLAQLNQSINTFREEVYKINFEKYKKRIEELVSKVNEDRIITEAGIISERLDISEEVERINSHLQQMKNVIENEFPCGKKLDFFCQELNREFNTIGSKSSQIEVINSVVNAKTEIDKIREQVQNII from the coding sequence ATGATTGTGAGCATGACAGGTTACGGGAGTGTAACCAGGCACTTTGAGCTGTTTGATATCACTGTTTCTGTAAAGGCGGTTAACAGCAAATATTCCGATATAAAGATTAAATTGCCTAAATTTTTATATCTTAAAGAAGTGGAGCTGACTAATATCATTAAAAATGAGCTTTTAAGGGGTAAGATTGATGTAATGATAGATGTCTTTCTTCGTAAACCATTGAAGAAAGCAAAGCTCAATACAGAATATTTTAATATGTATATGGATGTTTTAAGGGAGATACAGATTAAAAGTGAGATTTTAGATGATATAAAGATTGAGCATATTCTTAAATTTGAAAATATTATTGATTATGTTGATGAGTCCGATGTTACCGATTTTGTAGACAAAGAAGTAGTTGCCGTATTGATGGAAGCCCTAAATTCAGTAAAAGAAATGCGAAATGCTGAAGGGAATAATTTACAGTTGGCCATTATGGATTCTTTAAATAAGCTCGCGCAATTAAACCAATCAATCAACACTTTTAGGGAAGAGGTCTATAAAATTAATTTTGAAAAATACAAAAAGAGAATCGAAGAGTTGGTATCTAAAGTAAATGAAGACAGGATCATTACCGAAGCCGGGATAATATCCGAGCGACTTGATATTTCAGAAGAGGTGGAAAGGATTAATTCGCATTTGCAGCAGATGAAGAATGTTATTGAAAATGAGTTCCCATGTGGTAAAAAGCTTGACTTTTTTTGTCAGGAGCTTAACAGGGAGTTTAATACTATTGGGTCGAAGTCATCTCAAATCGAAGTCATCAACAGTGTGGTAAATGCCAAAACTGAAATTGACAAAATAAGAGAACAGGTTCAGAATATAATATGA
- a CDS encoding slipin family protein: MFSLPIIIFILLLIVVFNTVKILKEYERGVVFRLGRYVAVRGPGLIILIPGIEKMVKINLRTIVMDVPPQDVITKDNVSIKVNAVVYFRVVSPEKAILEVEDFYYATSQISQTTLRSILGQFELDDLLSNREKINLELQDVIDKQTDPWGVKVTAVEIKHIDLPQEMQRAMAKQAEAERERRSKIIHAEGELQSAEKLSQASEIMSKNAITIQLRYLQTLNEIASEKNSTIVFPIPIELLNNFIKKDK, encoded by the coding sequence ATGTTTAGTTTGCCTATAATCATTTTTATTTTGCTTCTGATTGTGGTGTTCAATACCGTAAAAATACTTAAAGAATATGAAAGAGGTGTAGTATTCAGGCTTGGGAGGTATGTTGCCGTAAGAGGTCCTGGGCTTATTATACTTATCCCCGGGATTGAAAAAATGGTTAAAATAAATTTAAGAACAATTGTAATGGATGTCCCACCGCAAGATGTAATTACAAAGGATAATGTCTCAATCAAGGTTAATGCAGTTGTTTATTTTAGAGTCGTATCCCCTGAAAAAGCAATTTTGGAAGTGGAAGATTTTTATTATGCTACCAGTCAAATATCTCAAACAACTTTGAGAAGTATTTTAGGTCAATTCGAACTTGACGACCTGCTTTCCAATAGAGAAAAGATAAACCTTGAGCTGCAAGATGTTATAGACAAACAGACAGATCCTTGGGGGGTAAAAGTCACAGCTGTTGAGATAAAACATATTGACCTGCCTCAAGAAATGCAAAGAGCTATGGCTAAACAGGCTGAAGCAGAAAGGGAAAGGCGCTCAAAAATCATACATGCCGAAGGTGAACTACAATCTGCGGAAAAACTCTCTCAAGCAAGTGAAATTATGTCCAAAAATGCCATAACCATTCAGCTTAGATACTTGCAAACACTGAACGAAATAGCCTCAGAAAAAAACTCCACAATAGTCTTTCCAATTCCTATTGAATTATTAAATAATTTTATCAAAAAAGACAAATAA